TGAATCATCGCCGCGGCATCTTCCGCGGAGCACTTCTTGCTTGTAATCCAGTTCATAATATTCAATTCAATAGCAACTAGTTGTTTTTTATACCGCATTAAAAAAACAGACCACTTTTATAATCGACATTCTTACACATCATTCTCATCTGTCGGCAAATGTATCAAATCTCCAAAAGTTCTATCCCATTCTTTGGGTGAAAACGGCGCCATTCCGGAACCTGGGAAAAAAGTTAATTCTCCAAAATAAATAGTTCCATTGACATTATATAAATCAACTCGAATAAAATGAAAATTTTCGGAAAGTTTGGTCGCAAGTTCGACCATCTTTTCAAAATTTTGTGGTTTAGGCAAGTTTTCTTTCGAAAAGCTATGACCTTTTTTGATTGGCATATGATTCCAATTCAAATCAAAATAATCAAAAGTCAAATTGGAGCTTCTATTTCCACATACCAAAACACAATAAGGGCGGCCTTCAAAACAATAGAATTTGTAATCTTTCAAATCCGAATCTGACTCCAAAAATTTTTCCGCTATAACTCGACGAGGCACTTTTGCATACGGGTACTCTCTATTTTGAATTACATAGGTTCGTTTTAATCCTTTACGAATTTTTTTCCTTACTTCTTCAAAATCAAGTTTCTTCTTATCCTTGCAAACAACCAAGCCACCACTATCATGAGTACACTTCAAAACAAACTGAAGAGGAAGTCGGTCGAAATCAATTTCTTCTGCATTATTAAAACTCGCTATTGTAGGAATAATGTATTCACGTCCTATTTTCGAAGCCACGTAATCTTTCACTGCTGCTTTATCCACTAAACAGGTATATTCCTCATGTCGATCATAAACTTTCATCCATTGAAGTTTTTCACTAAATGTTTTTGGATGTTTCCAATCCATCCAATATCCAAATCGAGTCCAAAACTTAATGCTGAGATACAATTTATCCGGCAAGCAACGAGCTATCGTCCTAGACACATGATAGCGAATTTTCCAAAATTGTCTTTTACTCATATTTTACCCTCACCTTATATTCAATTTATCAAAAATATTCATCCATTTATTGACAATTTCACTTACCAAATAACACTTAGACCGTTTTACGGCATTCATTTGACATTCATGACGATAGCGCTCATCTAAAATCATCTTTTCTATACAAGAAGCCAAAGCATCAACATCCTCTACAGAGCAAAGCAACCCTTCTTTTTCATTTGTAATAATTTCACGCTGTCTTCCTTTGTAGTCACAAGCAACGCAAGCGCAACCTTGAGACATTGCTTCAGTTAGCACCATGCCAAAGCCCTCATATCGACTGCTTAAAACAAAAATTGACGCTTTTTGATATTGTTCAAGCATGTCAACAAAACCTAATAAATCCACCTGCGACGCAATTTTTTTTTCATTAATAATCTTTTGCAAATATTCTGGATTTCCATCTCCAGCAATCTTTAACTTCCAATTTGGATATTTGAATGCGATTTGGCTCCATGCATCTATCAACAAATCAAAGCCCTTATAGTGCCAAGCATTCAAACGCCCAGCTGCCAAAATACTTTCTTCTTTATCAGGTATATTCTGCACAGGCACGAATGAAACGGGGTTCGGCAAAACATATGTATTAGAAGTAAAGTCTGCTCCCATTTTTTTGGTTAAGAAATCCTTATCTGCCTGAGTTAAAACGGTTACAGCATCAAACAACTTGTTTGTCGCAAATTTTTGTTCATATTGAATTTTCTTCATTGGAGCTGAGGCAGGACGCTCATAAGAATTATGTTCCGTTATAATTATTGGAACCTGACGCAATCCCTTCATGGCTTTCTTTATTTTCATCCCCCATTGTGGCAAAACACATATCACCACATCGGGGTTCGATTTTTTCAAAATGTGACGAATTTTTCGGGTCTTAATAAACTGGGGAATAATTTTCGTTGCAATCTTGTCGTTTAAGGCACATTCATAATATATGTTGCTTTCAGAGGGAACCTCATAAGTTACCGGCGAGCTGTAGCTTCCAAGCAAAAAATCAACCGAAAGCCCTTCTTGGACAAAACCTTTTGCCCACATAGAAGCAACTCTTTCTGCACCACCATGAGTTAAGCGCCAAACACAAAGTAAAATTTTCATATTCATTCCTTTTTCGGTAGAATCAATTGCAGCATTAAAGAATCAAGATCTTTAGATGATTTTCTTATTCCAAAACCGGCCCCATTCATGCCCCATAATGTATAGGAAATATTATTTTCTCTAAGAACATGAACTAAATCGTTAAACCAAGAATATCGAACAGAATCCGGCACTGTTCGTCGACATCCAAATTCTCCAACATTTAAACGAAGCCCATATTTTTTTGCAACAACGACAGCCTTTTCTATTTCTAAACGCATTGTATTTATATCAAAATTTTTTTTTGCATAAGCATATTTCTTTTTTAGGGAATCTGGCATTTTTTCAAATTGATCTTGAGGAATTGTCGATCCCGGATATACGACAGGCCCTTCATAATAACGAGCAGAGCTCCAATGAGCCTTGTAATGAGTTAACACATTAGGCTTGTAGAAATGAAATGTCAGTATCAAGTTCTTATCTGTTTTCGGAAGGTTTAGATACTTAAACGTCCACAACTGATTCCCTCTATTCGAGCCGATAAAAAGCATTCGTTCGGGCTCTTTTTCTCTAATAAAATTAATCCATTTAAAGACTAATTCATTCCATGCATCGTGACTATCTTTTGGTGCAGCAGGCTCATTCAAACATTCATACGCCAAAAAATCTACAGGATAACGCATTAACATATTTTGCAATTTTTCCCAAATCTCAAAGAAATGCGCTTTACTTTTTTCATTAAAAAAAAGGGGGCTTCCGTCTTTGCCAAAATGATGATCTCTAGTAACATGCAAATCCAAAACAACTTTCACACCCAATTTTATACAATACTCAATTCGGTCATCTAAAACCGCTATCACGTTTTCCCTAAAATTCAAGTCATCGTCAAAAAGACTTTCCTCACTAACCGGAATCCGAACATGATCAAAGCCAAGTTCTTTCAAAAAAACAATTTTGGTCCTTGTGCACATCGTATCTAACGTCAATGAATCTAAGGTTTTAACCTCCAACCAATTATTGAGATTAATTCCTCTCTCGATAAAAAAAAGTTGATTATCTATTTCTTTAGGAAATGGCTTTGTCACAAAAAAAGCCACACAAATAAAAAAACAAAAAAAACTCACTAAGACATTCATTTTTCTAAATATTTCTTAGGGACAATATTGCAAAAAACTGATGGCGAAAAGAATCTAGAACAAATGAAAAGAAAAGTCAATGAAGTAAAACCAGATGCAAAAGAATTACTTATTGACGCAAGGAGCACATACAAAGATATTATTTCTATTTTCACTCTCGTTGGATACTCTTTAAAAAATTTACACAGCAATTTTCCATACAAAAAATATGCGACAAATGTAAAAAGCAAGCCAAACAGTAAAATATGTATTATAAAGAAACTTTCAATTATAAGGACTCTCATTTCCAACATTACATTTTGCAAATTTTGCATTGACATACCCCAAACAAAATTTCGCCAATTTGAATCGAGCAAATACTCATACATTCTTGAGCGCACATCAATTGAACTATCATCAGCAGATATATGAATTAATCTTGAACCAAAACCCAAATAGAACGCAAATAGAGCAAATATACATACTATTACAAGCAGTAGAACAGCAATTATGTTTTTACTCATACTTTTTTTCATATGAGTAAAAACATAATAAAATAAATACGCAAGACTAACAACGATTGACATTCGTCCCTGAAAACACAAAAGAGAAAGAAAGCCCAAGGTCCACAAGAAAATTTTCACCTTTAATTTTAAATCACTATTCAAAATAAATGCAAGCATACCACTCACAATCAATGCGCTTGTCAAGCTTGCTCCAGCTAATGCGACAGATCTATTCACGACTCGGAATCCAGCAAGGCCGTCTTCATATGTAGTATTTTGATAATTTAATATATGAAAATGTCCTAAATATTCAATAATGGCAAAAGAGACGGTCAAAAAGAAGAACCCCGTCACGCAAAAATACATTATTTGAAAATATTTCTTATTATTATAAAATAAACTTTCGTCTGGAATTGTAAAGGCTACCATCATCGGTAACGCCATAATTAGGATACTTTGTACAGAGCCCGAAAGCATTCCTGTGAAGGATCTAACAACAAATAAGATTATAAAGAATACTCCAAAAGCCCTAAGCAACGAATCTTTTTGTTTCTTTTGACACAAGGAAAAAAAAGTCAAAACAAACATAAAATACAGTACATATTGCTTCACATGCAAAGTCGAAGCAATGTTAGGTAACAAGAAGAAAAAAGCCAAAAGTACAATGTATTTCAAAGACATTTTAGAATTTACTCATCACAAAAATCATGATTCATTGATTTATCCAAGGGATAAACACTTTCATTCGGATGTTCCGCAAAAAACTTCCATATTTGCATTTCAAACTTTTTATTATTAATACGCCTGAGGCCCGAAGAAAGTAATTTTGCGGGAATTCCGCCAATAGAAGATTCCTCGGGAATATTAGACATATCCTTATTTACTAAACTATGGCTTGCAACAATCGTTTTATTTGGAATTACCGCACCAGCAGCAATTGTCGATGAATTACAAATCCAACAAGAGTCGCCAATACGAATCGGTTTACAATATCTTCCAACCGTTCCCTTTTCAAAATTCGCAACAAAATGAAAGTTTGAATCTAAAATTTGGCAACGATGGGTAATTCTTGTAAAATTTCCTACTTTAACATATTTATGCGCTGTTATATTACAACAGTGCATAATCTTAGCGTTTGCGCCTACATCCAAAACCCCATTTCGTCCTACATTGATTTTATTCGCTGTATATATAAGACAAGGCCCCCTAAAAAGGATTTTCCCCCAATTATTAATAGCGGTACTTTCACCGGGATTTGATGGAGCCCCTGAATTCGTCTGATTTAAACGAATCATACCGCATTTACATTTCTCAACGCATTCCATATCCCCATAAAGAGCGAAGAGTTTCGGCCAGCCATACACAAAAACAGGAAATCTTATAGCCTGCTTAAAGGGAAAGCTTCGAAAATTTAAATATAGTGTAATTAACGGATTAAACCAATTTCGATAAGGCAAAGATTCAATCCAACGACAATAAAACTGTCCCAATTTCCAAAAAACCTTTTCTTTTCTGCCTTTTTTCATTTTTTTAAGACCTTTTTCTTGAAAACAACCAACAATGCTTTACGTTCAACCGCATTCAACCCAATAAAACAGATAGTCAAAAGATTAATAATCATTACTAAAGAACCTAAAGCCACTCTATGCGTCACAGATTCACTCATTAAACCGTGCATAATTAAGCCTATTCCTCCAGATAAAGCCACTAAGCCAACTATTGGAAAAAGCACCTTCTTAATATATTCTACTAAAGACAAGGGAATGTATTTTTTTATTATAAAAAGAACCACCCAAATATACACAAATCGAACACAAATATTTGTAATGAAAACACTTGCCGCTGGAAAACCGAGTTTTAGAAAAACATAGGAAATCGGGAAACTCATCAAAAAAACAGAACTTCCAATACAAATATACCTTTTCAGTTTTCCCACAGCAAGCGCTATTGACCATATAGGATTATTGAGAATATTCACTAAGGAATAAGCTAGTATCAAATTAACAAATAATCCCGTATTTTCAGGAACCTCTTTCAACCAAACAGAGAGAACCACATCAACGCAAAGCATCATCGGCAAGCAAAAGAACCAAAGCAAAAAAAACGAATACTTAGACGTTCCATAAAACAATTTCATTAAATAGTCATAATCTTGGGCCGCGTACGATTTTGTCAATTGTGGCCTAACAGAAACAAAGAAATTTGTCGCATAATTATTAATTGCATGATTTAAATGCGATGCAATCGCCTTGGCGGCATTAACAACAGGCCCAAAGAAAATATTTAACAAAATATCAATGCCTTGATTATTTATCGCCCATACCGCTGTGCCAACAGAATTCCACCCAATCATTGAAAAAGTTTCTTTCACATCATTTCGATTAAGCAAAAAATGAAATTTACATTCTGCATATTTTCTTTTGCAATACAGGTAATAAAAAAACTGTATAGAAAAAGCAACCAAAACGAGAAGTACAGAATACATTATTAGTCTATCAACTGGAGACAGAGAAATCAAAAAAGCTATACCTAACTTAGCCAAGCCCTCATAAATTCCAACATAAGAGTATATCTTCATGTTTTCATGAGCAATTATAGCAGAATTATAAACAACACCAAGAAGGGTCACAACTAATGAAACAACCATTAACTGAAAAGTCCAAAATGCAGCGGTCATCCTCCCTGCAGGAATTACTAGTTTATTATACAGGAACCACATCCCCACCGTTTCTGCCAATAAGACAATAACTAGAGCAATAAGAATATACAATGTCTGGTGTTGGCAGAACGTTTTTAATGCAAGATCCGCATTTTCTTTTCCTAAAGCAACGTTCAAATAGCGCTGTGTTACATTTGACAACGAAGAGCGAAAAAAGACAAACATTGATGTCAATCCGCCAACAACGCTATGAATACCATAATCAACAACACCGAGTTTATCAAGAACCACTCGTGATGTATAAAAAGCAATGAACATAACAAAAAGCATTCGGAAATAAAGAAACAAAGTGTTCTTTAAAATCCGTTTACTTTTTGTCGATTCCGATTCAGCCATCATTATCAGAAAAACTATTTCAAGTAATACTCAGCATACCATTCCGCAAACTTTCTCAATCCTTCGCGGAGTGGAGTGGAGGGTTTGAAGCCGAAATCTTGCTCCAGGGCAGTCGTGTCGGCGTAAGTTACAGGCACATCGCCGGGCTGCATGGGAACGAGCTCCTTGTGCGCTTCGAAGTCGTAATCGGCAGGAAGCACCTTCGCACGGACAAGTTCTTCTTGGAGGATTGTCACAAAATCGAGCAGATTTTCTGGATGGTTATTACCGATATTGTAAACCTTGTACGGCGGAAGCGGGAGACCGTCTTCGCCGTTCTGCTTTTCGGGGGCATGTTGCATAACGCGGACAACACCTTCGACGATATCATCGACAAATGTGAAGTCGCGCTTGCACTTGCCGTAATTGAAAATCTGGATAGTCTTGCCAGCCTTGAGCTTGTTGGTGAAGCCGAAATACGCCATATCGGGGCGACCGGCAGGGCCATAGACGGTAAAGAAGCGAAGGCCTGTGCTGGGGATGTTGTAGAGTTTGCTGTAGGCATGCGCCATGAGTTCGTTGCTCTTTTTGGTAGCGGCATACAGCGAAACCGGATTATCGACCTTGTCGTCGGTGGAATACGGAATCTTCTTGTTGCTGCCATACACGCTGGAGGAGCTGGCATACACGAGGTGTTCGACTTCAAAATGCCGGCACGCTTCTAGGATATTGTAGAATCCGATGAGATTGCTCTGGATATAGGCATCCGGGTTCGTGATGGAATAGCGAACGCCTGCCTGGGCGGCGAGGTTCACGACAACGGCAAAGCGGTATTTTTCGAAGAGACTGTCAATGGCAACCTTGTCAGCGAGGTTCGCTTTGACGAAGGTCCATTTTTTTCCAGTTGAGGTCGCGAGGGATTCGATTTCCTTAAGACGTTCGAGCTTGATGTTCACGTCGTAATAATCGGTGATGGAATCAAGGCCCACGAGTTCCGAACAATTATAGTCATTGAGTAGCTTTTTGCAGAGGTTGCAACCGATGAATCCGGCGGCTCCGGTCACTAAAACAGTTCTTCCGTCTAGAATAACATTCTTGTCAAGCATAACTAGCATCCAATCGCACTATACTCGAAGCCAGCTTCGGCGAGTTCTTTCGCGTCGTAAATGTTGCGACCGTCAATGATGAGCGCGTTCTTCATGGACTTCTTCATCACGCCGAAGCTCGGCATGCGGAACTGCTTCCATTCGGTCACGAGCAACAAGGCGTCGGCATCGAGCAATGCTTCGTACATGTCGTTGCAGTACGTGACGATGTCGCCCACGCGACGTTTGCATTCGTTCATTGCAACCGGGTCATACACGCGGACGGTAGCACCGGCCTTAGTGAGCAAGTCAATCAGCACGAGGGCGGTCGCTTCGCGCATATCGTCAGTTTCCGGCTTGAAAGCGAGGCCCCACATGGCAATCGTCTTGCCTTTGAGGTTTGCTTCGCCGCCAAAGCGCTTCGCAAGCTTATGAAAAAGCACCGTCTTCTGGTATTCGTTCACGTCTTCGACAGCCTTCAGCACGCCCATCTTGTAGCCGTTCTTTTCGGCGGTCTTGATGAGGGCCTTCACGTCCTTCGGGAAACAGCTTCCACCGTAGCCGCAGCCAGGGTAAAGGAACTTGGAACCGATGCGGGTGTCGCTACCGATGCCCTTGCGGACCATGTTCACGTCGGCGCCCACAAGTTCGCAGAGGTTCGCAATGTCATTCATAAAACTGATGCGGGTCGCGAGCATGGAGTTCGCTGCGTACTTGATCATTTCTGCACTCGGGATGTCGGTGAAAATCACGCGGAAGTTGTTGAGCATCATCGGGCGGTACAGGCGGGTCATGAGTTCCTTCGCCTGTTCGCTTTCGACACCTACTACCACACGGTCAGGTTTCATGAAGTCCGTGATGGCAGAACCTTCTTTGAGGAATTCCGGATTGCTCGCCACGTCGAACGGGACCTTCACGCCGCGCTTGTCGAGCTCTTCCTGGATGGCGGCCTTGACCTTCTTAGCGGTACCGACCGGAACAGTAGACTTAGTCACGAGAACGGTGTATTTTTTGATGTTCTGACCGAAAGTGCGTGCCACGGCGAGAACATACTGCAAGTCTGCAGAACCATCTTCATCCGGGGGCGTACCCACGGCGCTGAAAACCATCTCGACATCGTCAAGGATGCTCGCCAAGTCGGTCGTAAACTTCAGGCGGCCTTCGCGCTGATTGCGCAGGACCATCTCGTCGAGACCCGGTTCGTAAATGGGGATTTCGCCCTTCTGGAGAGATTCAATCTTTGCCTGGTTCACATCCACGCATGTCACATTGACGCCCATTTCAGCAAAACATGTGCCGCTAACGAGTCCAACATAACCGGTTCCAACAATCGCAATATTCATATTTTTTCCTTAAATTTCAGGATTTAATCTCTATTTTTCCTGGTACCAATTTTTCCTTCAAAAACTTCACCGGAAAGCAAAATGTAGCCAGCAAATACCGTTTCCGTGTATGCTTTTCCTTAATCATGCGGTACACAAAGCGGAGGTTCAGCGCATCAAAAAATCTAGGGTAGTAGGTGATCTTTTTCCTTGCCGTCTGCGAAATAAACCCGCCGCACGTAAAGGCGATACCGCCGTATCCGGCATTTTTCAGGCGCTCTAGGAACCTTTCCTGCCGCACTATCCCCATCCCGCAAATCACAAAGTCCGGGTTGACGCGCATGATTTTCTCGATTTCGGTGTCAATTTCACGCTCGTCGGCAAAGTAACCGTTGCGGAACCCGACAAAGTTCAGCTCGGGGTAGTGTTCGCTGAATATGGAGACCGACCGTTCCACTTCGTCCTGCTTGCCGGCCACGATATAGATGCTCTTGCCGTGGACTTCGGAGTAGCGGAAGAGTTCCGGGGCAAGCGACGTCATGTCGAAGCTGCGGCGCTTGACGTGTTTGCGGTAGAGCCACTTGATGGCAATGGCCAGGAACTTGCCGTCGACAAAAATTCCGTCGAATTTTGAAAAAAGGTCCCTGTTCTTGAGGGCGTCCAGGTACGAGACCGGGTTGAGGAAGGTGTAGATTTTCCCCCTGTCCTCGAACATTTCCGTATAGCACGGGTTCGTCGCGACTATCTTCTGGACCAAGACTGATTTGGGCATAATCAAGCTATTTCCCCATTACAAGGAACTTCGGGTAGTGGTTCGGTCAACAAAATGTCACTATACAACATCATCGCAAGGGTCTCGAGTATTCTATTAGGTAAAAATTTAGAAAATTACAGATATGCTACAAGGGGGTTACATCTTTTATAGCGGAGAAACATGGTGTTGCTTACAACATAGTGATATAGAACACGCTCTCCTAAGGAGCATACGAAGAATCTTTAGCGTAAAGTTTCGAAAATAAACTAGCCCCGAAGCGGGACGCTTCGGGGCGGTAGTCAGGTAAATCCGTAGGGATTTTAGCCCTCTTCGAGGGCTTCCTTGTACTCGTCGACTGTGGCGATGTATTCGTCGATCATGTCGTCCTTGGAATCGAGGTAGGCAAGGATCTTTTCCAGATGCTCTTTCTTGAACACGGCCTTGAGCTGACGGCTTGCGTGGCCGCGGTAGCCCCATTCCTTGAGGATTTCGTCGGTCACGACGAAGGAGTCGTTCATCGACACGAAGCGCATCGGGCCGTAGACTGCCCAGTTGTGTTCCATCTGCATGCATTCCGGTTCTTCCATTTCGGGGTGAGCCAGGTAGCGCTGGATGTGGCGGGTGCGCACGTCCTTGATCTTGTCGATGCGCATATAGCCCATAATCAGGTACTTGTTGCGGAGTTCGGAATCGCTGAGGCCTTCGTAGCGGGTTCCGAAAAGAATGTAGCGGCTCTTAGCCTTGAGGATGGCGTTGATAGCCTTCACGTTGTAGCAGCTCATGAGGCCGTAGGTGCTGGTTTCGTAGTTGGGTTCGTAAAGGAAACCCTTGCCGTTCTCGTTCAACTGGTCGCGGACCGGCATTTCGGACTGGTGGCTGGTTTCGACGTAGAGCAGGCTTCCGGCGGCATTGCCGCGGTAGTCCTGCCAACCTTCGAGATTGATCTGTGTTTTAGGCATTTTGACATCCACTCTAGTTAGGTTAAACTTTGGGAACCCCGAACTTTTGGCCCGGAGTCCCCTTTTTATAAAAATCCTACAAGCGGACTACTTATGGTAGTCCGTTGCCTATTTTCAACATGCAAGATACAAATTTATAAGCTAGAAGGTGACCGACTCCGCCGAAAAACCCGTCATTCCAAAGAGAGATGCCCCTTTTTCGAAGAATTTCGCGGTATCGGTCGTCAAAAAATGAGTTTTTCCATCTTTTGTAAGGCGCGCATCCATTTCCGGATGGCGTTTCAGGTAGTCCACGGTCTTTTCGGACACGATGTCACCTTGGAAAACGAGGTTCACGTTCGCGGGTAGCGCCGAGCGGATCGCCCCTTCCAGGAGCGGGTAATGGGTACAGGCAAGCAGCACGGTATCGATTTCCGGATCCTCGACCAGGAGGACGTCCACGTCCTTTTTTACAAAGAACTTCGCCCCTTCGGATTCACGTTCACCGTATTCCACCAGCGGAACCCACATGGGGCATGCATGCTGCGTCACGTGCAGCTCGGGGTAGAAATGGTTGATTTCAATCAGGTAGCTGCCCGAAGATACTGTACCCACGGTCCCGAAAATGCCAATATGTCCCGACTTGCTGAACTTGCCGATTTCTTCGGCGGTAGGCCGCACAATGCCGAGCACTCGCCTGTCGGGAAACTCGTAAGGGAGCACATCCTGCTGGATGCTCCGAAGCGCCTTGGCCGATGCCGTATTGCACGCCAATATCACCAGCGGGCATCCGCGGCGGAACAGTTCGCGCACCGCCTGCAGCGTGTAACGAAATATAGTCTCGAAAGTCCTCGAGCCATAAGGGGCGCGCGCATTGTCGCCCAGATAAAGGTAGTCGTACTGCGGAAGCGCCTGTTGCAGATTCCTAAGAATCGTGAGGCCGCCAAAGCCCGAATCGAACACGCCGATCACAGGGCGTCCTCCATCATCTTGTGAACCATAGGGAGCATATCGACTTTCGGGTCGAACTTCGCATTTTCCTTGCGACATTCCAGAACATCCACTGGGGAGAGCACCTTCACGTTCACCTTGCAGCGTCCCCAACCTTTACGGCGTTCCCATACGGGGCCGGAGCCCTTGATGACAAGCGGGAGAAGGATGGCGTCGTTTTCGCAGGCAAAGCGGAACACGCCACTTTTGAAAGTGCCGAGCGCACCGGTCTTGCTGCGGGTGCCTTCGGGGAATATAAAGATTCTTGACGATTGGTTCCTTTCGGCGATGGCCTTGCGCACGGCACGCGCCGCGCCGCCCTTTTCGCGATTCACCAACACGCAGCCAATCTTGAGCATCCAGAAATGCAAAAACGGAATACGGCCTAGCGACTGCTTTGCCACGAAACCCACGGTTTTCTGAATGGCGAGAAATACGATCGGAATATCGACGAACGAATTGTGGTTGCCGACAACAAATACGGGGCGGCACCAATCCACCTTGCCAAGCTCCGCCTGGTTTTCAATGGAGAGGTCCACCCGCAACAGATACATGCACAGGCGAGAAAATTCCTGAATCTTGTAGTCCAGCCAAACGTCCAGTTTCTTGCCGTAGCGCAACTTGAAAAAAGGAAGCAAGAGTATATGCACGAACATATACAATAGCACCACTGTCGCCACATAGATTTTAAACAAGATTACCGGCATACAAAAATTCCAACTGCGATTCCGGTTTGTATCAAGAGACATGTCAGCGCGCATACCCGTGGGCATACCTCTTGGCAAAAAGCGAGAACGCCTGAACTTGCGCAGCTTGCCTTTCCAGAATCTACGCCTGCAATATAACAAAATCAGATAGGCCTCGGCGCGGGTCACACCGACATAATAAAGCCTACGTTCCTCTTCTAGCTGCTTTTTTCGGGCAGCCCGGTTCCCGGTACACTCTCCGGGCGTGAGTTTTTCGCAAAGTCCGGCATAGTACACGACCGCATACTGTAGTCCCTTTGAAGCATGTACGGTTTCGACATGGACTCCGTCTTCGACACTCACCTCGGGCAAGACCTCGCCCGACTCCGTTTCTGCCGCACTCGATACAATGTCGCCCGCCACGGGGATCCCGTAGTCACGAAGTGCCTGTTCGTAATAAAGGCGTTGCCGATTGTAGCGCACCAGAATGGCAAACTGCATCCACTTGAGATCGTAACCTAGCCGAAGTTCCTTGATTGACTCGACGATTTTCAGGATTTCTTCGACAGGGTTTTCGGATTTCCAAACTTCGGGCTTGCGGTTTTCCTTGTACAGAGGATTTCCGCCTGATCCGTTCAGGTTCCCCGCGCGCAGCACCTTGCGCAAGTGGAGAGGCTTGTTCTTGAAGATTTCATTTGCAAGGTAGAGGATATTCGGAACGGAGCGGTAATTCCATTCCAGGCGAATGAGCGTACTTTCCTTGAAGTCTTCGCAAAAGCGTTCGATATTCCCGATGTCTGCCCCGCGGAACCCGTAGATGGCCTGGTCGTCATCCCCCACCACGAACAGCTGCTTACGATCGCCAAGCAGATTCTTTACCAACCGGTA
This genomic stretch from uncultured Fibrobacter sp. harbors:
- a CDS encoding ATP-grasp fold amidoligase family protein, translated to MSKRQFWKIRYHVSRTIARCLPDKLYLSIKFWTRFGYWMDWKHPKTFSEKLQWMKVYDRHEEYTCLVDKAAVKDYVASKIGREYIIPTIASFNNAEEIDFDRLPLQFVLKCTHDSGGLVVCKDKKKLDFEEVRKKIRKGLKRTYVIQNREYPYAKVPRRVIAEKFLESDSDLKDYKFYCFEGRPYCVLVCGNRSSNLTFDYFDLNWNHMPIKKGHSFSKENLPKPQNFEKMVELATKLSENFHFIRVDLYNVNGTIYFGELTFFPGSGMAPFSPKEWDRTFGDLIHLPTDENDV
- a CDS encoding glycosyltransferase family 4 protein, whose amino-acid sequence is MKILLCVWRLTHGGAERVASMWAKGFVQEGLSVDFLLGSYSSPVTYEVPSESNIYYECALNDKIATKIIPQFIKTRKIRHILKKSNPDVVICVLPQWGMKIKKAMKGLRQVPIIITEHNSYERPASAPMKKIQYEQKFATNKLFDAVTVLTQADKDFLTKKMGADFTSNTYVLPNPVSFVPVQNIPDKEESILAAGRLNAWHYKGFDLLIDAWSQIAFKYPNWKLKIAGDGNPEYLQKIINEKKIASQVDLLGFVDMLEQYQKASIFVLSSRYEGFGMVLTEAMSQGCACVACDYKGRQREIITNEKEGLLCSVEDVDALASCIEKMILDERYRHECQMNAVKRSKCYLVSEIVNKWMNIFDKLNIR
- a CDS encoding cellulase family glycosylhydrolase, producing the protein MNVLVSFFCFFICVAFFVTKPFPKEIDNQLFFIERGINLNNWLEVKTLDSLTLDTMCTRTKIVFLKELGFDHVRIPVSEESLFDDDLNFRENVIAVLDDRIEYCIKLGVKVVLDLHVTRDHHFGKDGSPLFFNEKSKAHFFEIWEKLQNMLMRYPVDFLAYECLNEPAAPKDSHDAWNELVFKWINFIREKEPERMLFIGSNRGNQLWTFKYLNLPKTDKNLILTFHFYKPNVLTHYKAHWSSARYYEGPVVYPGSTIPQDQFEKMPDSLKKKYAYAKKNFDINTMRLEIEKAVVVAKKYGLRLNVGEFGCRRTVPDSVRYSWFNDLVHVLRENNISYTLWGMNGAGFGIRKSSKDLDSLMLQLILPKKE
- a CDS encoding acyltransferase is translated as MKKGRKEKVFWKLGQFYCRWIESLPYRNWFNPLITLYLNFRSFPFKQAIRFPVFVYGWPKLFALYGDMECVEKCKCGMIRLNQTNSGAPSNPGESTAINNWGKILFRGPCLIYTANKINVGRNGVLDVGANAKIMHCCNITAHKYVKVGNFTRITHRCQILDSNFHFVANFEKGTVGRYCKPIRIGDSCWICNSSTIAAGAVIPNKTIVASHSLVNKDMSNIPEESSIGGIPAKLLSSGLRRINNKKFEMQIWKFFAEHPNESVYPLDKSMNHDFCDE
- a CDS encoding NAD-dependent epimerase/dehydratase family protein, giving the protein MLDKNVILDGRTVLVTGAAGFIGCNLCKKLLNDYNCSELVGLDSITDYYDVNIKLERLKEIESLATSTGKKWTFVKANLADKVAIDSLFEKYRFAVVVNLAAQAGVRYSITNPDAYIQSNLIGFYNILEACRHFEVEHLVYASSSSVYGSNKKIPYSTDDKVDNPVSLYAATKKSNELMAHAYSKLYNIPSTGLRFFTVYGPAGRPDMAYFGFTNKLKAGKTIQIFNYGKCKRDFTFVDDIVEGVVRVMQHAPEKQNGEDGLPLPPYKVYNIGNNHPENLLDFVTILQEELVRAKVLPADYDFEAHKELVPMQPGDVPVTYADTTALEQDFGFKPSTPLREGLRKFAEWYAEYYLK
- a CDS encoding UDP-glucose/GDP-mannose dehydrogenase family protein codes for the protein MNIAIVGTGYVGLVSGTCFAEMGVNVTCVDVNQAKIESLQKGEIPIYEPGLDEMVLRNQREGRLKFTTDLASILDDVEMVFSAVGTPPDEDGSADLQYVLAVARTFGQNIKKYTVLVTKSTVPVGTAKKVKAAIQEELDKRGVKVPFDVASNPEFLKEGSAITDFMKPDRVVVGVESEQAKELMTRLYRPMMLNNFRVIFTDIPSAEMIKYAANSMLATRISFMNDIANLCELVGADVNMVRKGIGSDTRIGSKFLYPGCGYGGSCFPKDVKALIKTAEKNGYKMGVLKAVEDVNEYQKTVLFHKLAKRFGGEANLKGKTIAMWGLAFKPETDDMREATALVLIDLLTKAGATVRVYDPVAMNECKRRVGDIVTYCNDMYEALLDADALLLVTEWKQFRMPSFGVMKKSMKNALIIDGRNIYDAKELAEAGFEYSAIGC